In Coregonus clupeaformis isolate EN_2021a chromosome 7, ASM2061545v1, whole genome shotgun sequence, one genomic interval encodes:
- the LOC121569702 gene encoding interferon alpha-1-like: protein MALQAITWMSAFLCLAQVCSMPMPCHLQGELVRTTHNLLSDMGGHFPLECLQENVFLAFPAAAFATSGAPQLSSSGAKAIYDTLKNIDSLFGADDLPTKWDQQNLENFQNIIFRQIEESKCMMGSVDTSDYPIRAEELKTYFGKIAAVLKEKNFSYCAWEVVRKELLYTLQFILKHNSDSLLWSNRT from the exons ATGGCACTTCAGGCTATTACTTGGATGAGTGCCTTCCTCTGCCTCGCACAAGTTTGCTCCATGCCCATGCCTTGCCACCTACAAGGAGAGCTGGTGCGAACAACCCACAACCTACTGAGCGACAtg GGGGGTCATTTTCCTCTGGAGTGCCTGCAGGAGAATGTCTTCCTGGCATTCCCAGCCGCCGCATTTGCAACCTCCGGCGCGCCACAG TTGAGCAGCAGTGGTGCTAAGGCTATTTATGATACATTGAAGAACATCGACTCATTGTTTGGAGCTGACGACCTGCCAACTAAGTGGGACCAACAGAATTTGGAGAATTTTCAGAATATTATATTCCGCCAGATTGAAGAGAGCAAATGT ATGATGGGCAGTGTGGATACAAGTGATTATCCCATCAGGGCAGAGGAACTGAAGACATACTTTGGGAAGATTGCAGCAGTCCTAAAAGAAAAG AATTTCAGTTACTGCGCCTGGGAAGTGGTTCGAAAAGAACTCCTGTACACCCTACAGTTCATTCTGAAACACAACTCTGATAGCCTTCTGTGGTCCAACAGAACATGA
- the LOC121569708 gene encoding uncharacterized protein LOC121569708: MHKLHCQTLQTDPTLPHIYGVKRICLLNSLQYFNTANNFSVDIMHDILEGVAQFEVKLVLQYIKENFLNAEQLAGRIHAFDYGYNQQRNRPPRVKLFDGSNDLGLNAIQSWCLLRNMPLLFGDLIQSDDQHWHLLLLLLHIVNIVFSPVLTEGMTIYLKHLIIDHHQLFKQLFPAINLLPKHHFMIHYPRNIKNIGPVLHMWCMRYEAKHNFFKKQLKSFKNVTKTLAKKHQSCMAMYRESFSKERLTLGSGKMVTLSELKEGPEIALKCGSVLSTSVFSAKWIKHHGTEYRRDFIICTEVAFEMPVFCKIKIIAVKDDCVLLCGKLMETVCFDYHYYAFKVRMHPDRVQKVINITELCYFKPFDVQMKYGTTDSSLYVVPYCHFMET; the protein is encoded by the coding sequence ATGCACAAACTGCACTGTCAAACTTTACAAACAGATCCTACACTACCTCATATCTATGGTGTCAAACGCATTTGTCTGCTGAATTCACTACAGTATTTTAATACAGCCAACAATTTTTCTGTAGATATAATGCACGATATTTTAGAAGGAGTTGCTCAGTTTGAAGTCAAACTTGTCCTGCAGTACATTAAGGAAAACTTCCTAAATGCTGAACAACTGGCTGGTAGAATACATGCTTTTGACTATGGATACAATCAGCAGCGAAACCGTCCACCTAGAGTAAAGTTGTTTGATGGAAGTAATGATTTGGGGTTGAATGCTATACAGTCTTGGTGCTTATTACGTAATATGCCTTTGCTATTTGGTGATTTAATACAGTCAGATGACCAGCACTGGCATCTTCTACTTTTGCTTCTACACATTGTTAACATTGTATTTTCCCCAGTCCTTACAGAAGGCATGACCATTTACCTCAAACATTTAATCATTGATCATCATCAGCTCTTCAAGCAGTTGTTTCCTGCAATCAATCTCTTACCAAAGCATCACTTCATGATTCATTACCCTCGTAATATAAAAAACATCGGCCCAGTTCTGCACATGTGGTGCATGCGTTATGAAGctaaacataatttttttaagaagCAATTAAAAAGCTTTAAAAATGTAACAAAAACATTAGCCAAAAAGCACCAAAGTTGTATGGCAATGTATCGAGAGTCCTTTAGCAAGGAAAGATTAACTTTAGGTTCGGGGAAGATGGTAACACTTAGTGAGCTCAAAGAAGGTCCCGAGATTGCTTTAAAATGTGGGTCTGTATTGTCTACCAGTGTGTTTTCTGCCAAGTGGATCAAACATCATGGTACAGAGTACCGCCGTGACTTCATTATCTGTACTGAGGTAGCATTTGAGATGCCTGTATTTTGTAAAATCAAAATTATTGCTGTGAAAGATGACTGTGTATTGCTCTGTGGAAAACTGATGGAAACAGTGTGTTTTGATTACCATTACTATGCCTTTAAGGTCAGGATGCATCCAGACAGGGTTCAAAAGGTGATCAACATTACTGAACTGTGTTACTTTAAACCTTTTGATGTTCAAATGAAGTATGGAACGACAGATTCCTCCTTGTATGTTGTTCCCTATTGCCATTTTATGGAAACCTAA